In Asterias rubens chromosome 2, eAstRub1.3, whole genome shotgun sequence, the sequence CCAATCCAAGAGAATAATTAGAATGGCCATGGGCAAGATGATTTTGGGAACCATGGAACACAAATGGGGGgattggtgggggggggggggggggtggaagcataaataaatgacattcaaaaaattattgttaaGGAAAATTGATTTATCCCATGTGATCACACCCTTaataaaattaaaggaacacgttgccttggatcggacaagttggtctataaaaagcgtttgtaaccgttttttataaaatgcatatggatggttggaaagatgtcttaaaagtagaatacaatgatccacacaaatttgcctcaaaattgcgtggttttccttttactgtgcgaactaacacggtcggccatttatggaagtcaaaaatttgactcccataaatggccgactgtgttagtcgatgaggtaaaaggaaaaccgtgcaatttagaggcatgtttgtgtagatcattgtattctactttcacaacatctttctacccataggcatatgcattttataacaaacggttatatacgatttttaaagaccaactcgactgatccaaggcaatgtgttcctttaatctgatCGCCATCTTTTCTTTTGCCATTGACTGTAGATTTGTTGTACATCTTGAGTTTGAAGATGCCACTCCCAGCTGCTCTAGCCGCAAGACTTAAGAAAAGAGGTCTGATTAAAGAAGACAACGCTTCACAAGGTGAGACATCTTGTCCCAGTCCCACTCTCCCTGGGACGAATGTAATTGGGCCATACAGCTAAACTGTATCTTCTCATCATGATCCCAAGGGTCTAAGAGAACtctgtgttttttaacaaagtaATTGCTGGAGATTATGACCGGGGTACCATttgcagcaatggtaactgttgGGATTctagctggtaacctatttttactaagcaaatattttttgtgcttacaggcttcatgaaatttggcctagaTTCCCGCTTCTGTTTCTCTCTGGCATCATTTGATCCTATTTTTAATTTCACAAACATCCAGATCCACATGAGGAAATCATAGCTGTTGACTACTCTGATGACACGCCCGTAcaacaaacagcgccctctactgaGGATGTCGTGGTTGCGCCAGCAGCGGGGGAGACACTCCCCTCGGGATGGTTCAAGGTCAAAGATCACATCAGGCAAGTGTCTTCAAATCAGTTgatttggtttattttgatttgatttgaatcgGTTTGTTAGGAAACATTTCATCACTGCCAAAGGCTGACTTGcgaatttgtttacaattattatgAAGAACTTTATAAACTAACaacatatatttattttggttttacccacactgatagcactgtatactcattacttaTCCTCGATGCGATTTTCCATCTATTAAACAGCAAATACAATATCAAATTCTTGAaggttttaatcctatatacatatagataaaaataataaaactaacctgtgaaaatttcatttcattgtcgcttttttagatatcgccgaaaatctgaataaaaaatatCCATGCAATAACCAAATTTCAAAGCTAAAATCCTGTTTTAAGAAATCATTTTGAATGCATCGCTACAAAGtctattaattttctttatctctctctttctttgttttcaaacagtggttattactattattgggACTCAGACAAAGATTTGGTCTCCTGGCTCTCACCTAAAGGTAAGCAATTGTGGACAAATGtcaacttaaaggcattggccaccttgggtaattgtcaaagaccagtcttctcacttggtgtatctcaacatatgcataaaataacaaacctgtgaaaatttgagctcaatgggtcgtcgaagttgcgagataagaatgaaagaaaaaacacccttgtcacacgaagttgtgtgcttttagatggttgattttgagacctcaaattctaaatctgaggtctcaaaatcaaatttgtaaaaaattacatctttctcgaaaactacattacttcagagggagccgtttctcacaatgttctatactatcaacctctccccattacttgtcgccaagtaaggttttatgctaatatttattttgagtaattaccaatagtgtccactgcctttaaatcaatttATGGAAAGTTATAGATTTGTCAAAATTAGCCCAGGACAACCAGCAGTTAGTTATCGACCAGGACAAGGTTTTTACCGGTCGGTAATTCACCTTGTTAGAAATTGGGTGTCAGAGAAACCTTGTGACATTTAAacgtattctggtaagcataactttgctgtgcttagcagctctttaaGCTTggacaacataaaaaaaaaaaggatcacTATCACTGGTTCCTTGTTTTTTTGGCTATGCAGTAATTGATATGGCTTTGATGCCAATGGTTGACTGTATGAATTAATAAATTCTCTGATTGCAATGATTTACTGTTTATTCATTGTCCATTTTTTTGATTTCATTTATTCACTGTTTGCAttgccaatctctctcatttcGTAGGTTCACTTTTTCCACTGTCAAATCCCTAAATTTTGATGATACACTTTATCAattgtcaatgggagactttccaatgctaggtggcagcagacttactggataaatttccattgtttacgtagttctgaacatgcgcataattctgagaacaatggctttacccggtaGGTCTGCTGtcacctatcgtcccagaaagtctcctatttctCATTGACTCACTGTATGCATGGTCAATTTCTCAGATCCTAAGGCACAAGTAACACTATCAGCCACGAAGCTGAAAGAACTCCAAGAACGTAAAGCCAAGATGCAAGCTCAACCGCAACCGCTACCGCCAGGAACTGAAACAAGAAACCAAGTAGAGAGACATGGTGCACCATCGGTAAGATAGTTTACCCCCAATTCTTCTGCAGCACCCCAAAATCATTGGTGTCTCTACACCTTAGCTACCCACTTTATACCCTTGGGATTAAGCTCCTTCCTCACCACTCCTAAATAGTGGGCTAAGTGTCCCTACATCTTAGCCACCCACAGTACACCCCCGGTATTACCCCAGCTCCTTTCTCACCCCTTCTTAATAATGGGCTAAGACCCCCTACATCTTAGCCACCAACAGTACACCCCGGTATTACCCCAGCTCCTTTCTCACCCCTTCTTAATAATGGGCTAAGTGTCCCTACATCTTAGCCACCTACAGTACACCCCCGGTATTACCCCAGCTCCTTTCTCACCCCTTCTTAATAATGGGCCAAGTGTCCCTACATCTTAGCCACCCACAGTACACCCCCGGTATTACCCCAGCCCCTTTCTCACCCCATCTTAATAATGGGCCAAGTGTCCCTACATCTTAGCCACCTACAGTACACCCCCGGTATTACCCCAGCTCCTTTCTCACCCCTTCTTAATAATGGGCCAAGTGTCCCTACATCTTAGCCACCCACAGTACACCCCCGGTATTACCCCAGCCCCTTTCTCACCCCTTCTTAATAATGGGCCAAGTGTCCCTACATCTTAGCCACCTACAGTACACCCCCGGTATTACCCCAGCTCCTTTCTCACCCCTTCTTAATAATGGGCCAAGTGTCCCTACATCTTAGCCACCCACAGTACACCCCCGGTATTACCCCAGCTCCTTTCTCACCCCTTCTTAATAATGGGCTAAGTGCCCCTACATCTTAGCCACCCACAGTACACCCCCGGTATTACCCCAGCTCCTTTCTCACCCCTTCTTAATAATGGGCCAAGTGTCCCTACATCTTAGCCACCCACAGTACACCCCCGGTATTACCCCAGCTCCTTTCTCACCCCTTCTTAATAATGGGCCAAGTGTCCCTACATCTTAGCCACCCACAGTACACCCCCGGTATTACCCCAGCTCCTTTCTCACCCCTTCTTAATAATGGGCCAAGTGTCCCTACATCTTAGCCACCCACAGTACACCCCCGGTATTACCCCAGCTCCTTTCTCACCCCTTCTTAATAATGGGCCAAGTGTCCCTACATCTTAGCCACCTACAGTACACCCCCGGTATTACCCCAGCTCCTTTCTCACCCCTTCTTAATAATGGGCCAAGTGTCCCTACATCTTAGCCACCCACAGTACACCCCCGGTATTACACCAGCTTCTTTCTCACCCCTTCTTAATAATGGGCCAAGTGTCCCTACATCTTAGCCACCCACAGTACACCCCCGGTATTACCCCAGCTCCTTTCTCACCCCTTCTTAATAATGGGCTAAGTGCCCCTACATCTTAGCCACCCACAGTACACCCCCGGTATTACCCCAGCTCCTTCTCACCCCTTCTTAATAATGGGCCAAGTGTCCCTACATCTTAGCCACCTACAGTACACCCCTGGTATTACCCCAGCTCCTTTCTCACCCCTTCTTAATAATGGGCCAAGTGTCCCTACATCTTAGCCACCCACAGTACACCCCCGGTATTACCCCAGCTCCTTTCTCACCCCTTCTTAATAATGGGCCAAGTGTCCCTACATCTTAGCCACCTACAGTACACCCCCGGTATTACCCCAGCTCCTTTCTCACCCCTTCTTAATAATGGGCTAAGTGCCCCTACATCTTAGCCACCCACAATACACCCCAGGTATTACCCCAGCTCCTTTCTCACTTCTTCTTAATAATGGGCCAAGTGTCCCTACACCTTAaaacagagtctttcttgaaagctAAATGAAAACAACTTTGCTGGGGTCGAAACAACACACCATCAGTAAGTTTTTTGCAACAGCCAATCATATGTTTCTCATCTTTTTACGTTCTTATCTCAGGCTTATTTTTATACACAAAGTTATACCAATCAACGAGTTAATTTATACCAATCAACAAGTAAATAAGATCAATCAATAATACTTAAAGAAATATAATTGGCCTaaagaccagggcactaataCAAAaggcattgatacggttattgtaaaatgcgctatacaataagttgttattattgttagtattattatttttttttatttttttgtgctgATTGTGTAAAGAGGGGGTCTCCAGTCGACAAGAACTCCACTCGACAAGCTTGGCTTTTTGGAGACCTCCATCCACACACATTCTATGTGCAAGCTGTTGGAATTATATAATGTGTTAATATTATACTACTCATGTTTTGCGTGAATGTGTGTGATGGATAACATAAAGAAGATACTTTATACAACACTAATATAAGAATGTGTTTGTCTTTGATCAGGTTGGTCCAATGAGGCCGGGTATTGAGTTACGTAAACAAACAGAGAGACATGAGAGACCATCTCCCTATCAGAGACCTCATAGAGAAGACAGAggtaagtaataataataataataataaccagttttatatagcgcttttcacgcccgaggggtgtctcaaagcgcttccaacattattacccctggtcactgggccttaaatcattccttaaaccatctcagctccctggggagtatacagcctgtacGACAATTatatgtgctactcggctaaaccaatcacaagaaccatcgctgccttcacaggtacccatttgggtggagagaagcaattatagttaagtgtctttctcagggacacaagtgtcacgaccgggattcgaacccacactctgctgagcgTGAGGTCGGTGCTCTTATCCTCTAGGCCACTCTGCCACGACAACCCACTTGATCTTCTGCTAGATCCCTTGAGTGGTTTATTAGGTTCCATCTTCACTCCTTGGAGTACTTgccttgctatttattctactggCACTGGTGTGGTCATCTTTACCTTACACCATTCCAACTcgttgtaaccaaactgaggctggaataatagtctggtgccatgcgcaatgaatgttagcattcattactgtcattaaaaacagggaacatgaccaagatggtgacagcgtgataaagctCTATACCAACTGTTTTGGGAGGGGGTCAGGTTGGCGCATTAATATCTTTGCTCACCTTCCACCTCGAGGACTCTGGTTCGAAACACTTagggattgggttttcagtcctgaCCTTACTGCTTGGGTTTTCTGCCGAATAGTTTTATGGATTTTTCCACCCACATCTAAAATTGAAACtgccttccttgtcttctctgcGTTGGGTTCTTGGTTAGTTTTTCTGAAGAATCTTTGGCTTCGCAACCAGAATTGATAAATGAAATTAATCTGTTCCATTACTTCATTATTCAGTTCCttgaggttttttcttcttctccattTCAGATTCTCATCAAAGACAGAGGCGGAAGAAAGATGATGAGCTCGATCCGATGGATCCCAGCAGTTATTCCGACACTCCACGGTAGGTAACccttgatttaaagacactggacacctttgttaattgtcaaagaccagtattctcactttgtgtattctAATATATATCatagcatacaataacaaatatgttaacacttgggctcaattggtcatcgaagtagcaagagaataatgaaagacaaaatagcattgttgcacaaaatttgtgctttcagaagcctaaGAAATGATTCAGACCtgagttatttttgtttgttaaggtTCTTGTGAAAATTGTGACAGTTTTCTGCTGTTTTTTCAACAAGTAGACTCTGTATacagctgaaacttttacagtCGACTTtgattgtatatttcttgatatttttgccagtaaatcagcattacgtcaacaacaacaacaatctaTGAGGATGTGTCTTTGCTTGATCCAATGGATCAAACCAGTTTTTCAAACACTCCAAAGAAAACGCTCCAtttttcaagttttgtttttcttcttcttctttgcaGAGGTAACTGGTCCTCGGGTCTCCCTAAGACAAACGAAGCAAAGACTGGAGTAGACGTA encodes:
- the LOC117306772 gene encoding polyglutamine-binding protein 1-like, whose amino-acid sequence is MPLPAALAARLKKRGLIKEDNASQDPHEEIIAVDYSDDTPVQQTAPSTEDVVVAPAAGETLPSGWFKVKDHISGYYYYWDSDKDLVSWLSPKDPKAQVTLSATKLKELQERKAKMQAQPQPLPPGTETRNQVERHGAPSVGPMRPGIELRKQTERHERPSPYQRPHREDRDSHQRQRRKKDDELDPMDPSSYSDTPRGNWSSGLPKTNEAKTGVDVTANGPLFQMRPYPSPGAVLRANAGK